The Natronoglycomyces albus genome has a segment encoding these proteins:
- a CDS encoding NHL domain-containing thioredoxin family protein encodes MADTSSTAPASNDIESATTPHVKRASRAAELIGRGWLNTGGAELSLESLRGKIVVLDFWTFCCINCLHVLDELRPLEEKYGDALVVVGVHSPKFDHERDPEALAAAVERYGVEHPVLDDPDLRTWDAYAARAWPTLVVIDPEGYVVSSMAGEGHAEALDRIIAQLVEQHERAGTLRREGNPYIAPAAAETTLRFPGKALALPGGGFLVSDSARHRLVELACDRETVVRVIGGGERGRADGPAEVAAFSEPQGMCLLPDEVARQVGYDLVVADTVNHLLRGINLAQGSVVTVAGTGDQWRADNAASGALNVDLSSPWDVAWYDWRVIIAMAGIHQLWWFDPREGTAGVYAGTTVESLRDGELDQVWMAQPSGLAVDGDRLWIADSETSALRFIEAGQMRTAVGQGLFDFGHVDGPAAEALLQHPLGVAVLASGKIAVADTYNRALRCFDPTTNEVSTLAEGLAEPSDIVEVDDQLVVVESASHRLSAVETSESTVSGQRHRLTRKATSVAPGLLRLEVLFTPAPGQKLDDSFGPPVKVTVTSDPPHLLAAGAGDSTQLGREIRLAPGVDSGVLQVVAQAATCDAEAEFPACHLTRQDWGVPIEVHDGAASVLELTLRG; translated from the coding sequence ATGGCCGATACTTCCAGCACCGCTCCCGCCTCGAATGACATCGAGTCCGCGACAACTCCACACGTGAAACGAGCCAGCCGCGCCGCCGAACTCATCGGGCGCGGCTGGCTCAATACCGGAGGCGCTGAGCTGAGCCTGGAGAGCCTGCGCGGCAAGATCGTCGTGCTCGACTTCTGGACATTCTGCTGCATCAACTGCCTGCACGTACTCGATGAGCTGCGTCCCCTCGAAGAGAAATACGGCGACGCCCTAGTGGTCGTTGGCGTTCACTCACCGAAGTTCGATCACGAACGCGACCCCGAGGCCCTTGCCGCAGCCGTGGAACGCTACGGAGTCGAACATCCGGTACTCGACGACCCGGACTTGCGCACCTGGGACGCCTATGCGGCTCGGGCATGGCCAACGCTGGTGGTCATCGACCCCGAAGGTTACGTCGTGTCCTCAATGGCGGGCGAAGGGCACGCCGAGGCACTGGATCGCATCATCGCGCAGCTGGTGGAGCAACACGAGAGGGCCGGGACTCTGCGTCGAGAGGGAAACCCCTATATCGCACCGGCCGCGGCCGAGACGACGTTGCGGTTCCCCGGCAAGGCGCTGGCGTTGCCCGGCGGAGGCTTCCTGGTATCGGATTCGGCCCGCCACCGGCTCGTTGAGCTGGCTTGCGACCGTGAGACTGTCGTCAGGGTTATCGGCGGCGGTGAGCGCGGACGCGCCGACGGCCCCGCTGAGGTCGCGGCGTTCTCAGAGCCACAGGGCATGTGCCTGCTTCCCGATGAGGTCGCCCGGCAGGTGGGCTATGACCTGGTTGTGGCCGACACGGTCAACCACTTGCTGCGCGGCATCAACCTGGCCCAGGGAAGCGTCGTCACCGTGGCCGGAACCGGCGACCAATGGCGCGCCGACAATGCGGCTTCGGGCGCGCTCAACGTGGACCTGTCCTCTCCGTGGGACGTGGCCTGGTATGACTGGCGCGTCATCATCGCCATGGCCGGTATCCACCAACTGTGGTGGTTCGACCCGCGCGAGGGCACCGCCGGAGTCTATGCGGGCACGACAGTCGAGAGCCTCCGCGATGGCGAGCTCGACCAGGTGTGGATGGCCCAACCCTCCGGCCTGGCCGTTGACGGCGACCGGCTCTGGATTGCCGATTCCGAGACTTCGGCGCTGCGTTTCATCGAAGCCGGGCAGATGCGCACAGCCGTTGGTCAGGGCCTGTTCGATTTCGGGCACGTCGACGGCCCAGCCGCTGAGGCCCTGTTGCAGCATCCGCTGGGCGTGGCCGTGCTCGCCTCGGGCAAGATCGCCGTCGCCGACACCTATAACCGGGCCCTGCGTTGCTTTGATCCGACGACGAATGAGGTTTCGACCTTGGCGGAGGGTTTGGCCGAGCCCAGCGACATCGTCGAGGTGGACGATCAGCTGGTCGTGGTGGAGTCGGCCTCACACCGACTCAGCGCGGTCGAGACGAGCGAGTCGACCGTCAGCGGCCAACGTCATCGCCTGACCCGCAAGGCCACCTCGGTCGCGCCCGGTTTGCTGCGCCTGGAGGTACTTTTCACGCCCGCTCCCGGCCAGAAACTGGACGACTCTTTCGGGCCGCCGGTGAAAGTCACCGTCACCTCCGACCCGCCGCACCTGCTGGCCGCCGGTGCGGGAGACTCCACCCAGCTGGGCCGCGAGATCCGCTTGGCTCCCGGGGTCGACTCGGGGGTCTTGCAGGTGGTGGCCCAGGCGGCCACGTGTGACGCGGAGGCCGAATTCCCCGCCTGTCACCTGACACGGCAGGACTGGGGCGTACCGATCGAAGTCCACGACGGCGCTGCGTCGGTGCTGGAGCTGACGTTGCGGGGCTAG
- a CDS encoding GNAT family N-acetyltransferase — MPTDSTPALRLARPDDLAPVCAMVNHYIATSTVNFRTEPQTTEAWRAEHATLSARYPWMVAEAAGEVVAIAYAKPWNPRPAYDWCAESTVYVDPAHLGKGIGTALYRHLFAVMTSQGFHSTMAVVTLPNPGSIALHRAVGFQPVGTIDNAGYKFGNWHSVALWQRRLASAQNPPPPLKPVAAVAG; from the coding sequence ATGCCGACCGACTCCACCCCCGCGCTGCGCCTGGCGCGGCCCGATGACCTGGCCCCGGTGTGCGCCATGGTCAACCACTACATCGCCACCAGCACCGTCAACTTCCGCACCGAGCCGCAGACGACCGAAGCGTGGCGCGCCGAGCACGCCACGTTGAGCGCACGCTATCCGTGGATGGTCGCCGAGGCCGCCGGAGAAGTCGTGGCCATTGCCTACGCCAAGCCATGGAACCCGCGTCCCGCCTACGACTGGTGTGCCGAGTCGACCGTCTATGTCGACCCCGCCCACCTCGGCAAAGGGATCGGAACGGCCCTCTACCGCCACCTCTTTGCGGTTATGACCAGCCAAGGTTTTCACTCGACGATGGCGGTGGTGACCCTGCCCAACCCTGGCAGCATCGCCCTACACCGGGCCGTGGGGTTCCAGCCGGTTGGCACGATCGACAACGCTGGCTACAAGTTCGGCAATTGGCACAGTGTGGCCCTATGGCAGCGTCGGCTAGCTTCAGCGCAGAATCCGCCGCCACCGCTGAAACCAGTGGCGGCCGTGGCTGGCTAG
- a CDS encoding dihydrolipoamide acetyltransferase family protein: protein MAKVPFNLPDLGEGLTEGEVLQWLVKAGDEVKLNQPFVEVETAKAAVEIPSPHAGTIVELHAEEGATVEVGNLLVTFEVAGAAEPEAKPGPEEEGSEKREAVLVGYGSKSGGSKRRRKKAGAPAQSATSAPAAPAAPTPAVAPTPQRQAVPSSPVLAKPPVRKLAKDLGVDLATVAATGPHGTISRADVEAAAQGGSTTDAGVGFGSAVAASGGVERIPIKGVQKLMADNMVASAFSAPHVTVFQTVDVTPMMDMVKQLKASKEFADVKVSPLLLVAKAMIVAAKRNPMINASWDEANNEIVLKQDVNLGIAAATPRGLLVPNIKQAQTLTLKELAVALQDLVVTARDGKTTPADMQGGSMTITNVGVFGMDSGTPILPPGESAILAFGAVRDQPWVHEGEIAIRKVTQLGLSFDHRLIDGERGSKFLADVGAFLADPGATLLAWT, encoded by the coding sequence ATGGCGAAAGTCCCGTTCAACCTGCCGGATCTCGGTGAGGGTTTGACTGAGGGTGAAGTTTTGCAGTGGCTGGTGAAAGCTGGCGACGAGGTGAAGCTCAACCAACCGTTCGTGGAGGTCGAGACCGCTAAAGCCGCGGTGGAGATCCCCAGCCCGCACGCGGGCACGATTGTCGAGTTGCACGCCGAAGAGGGCGCGACGGTCGAGGTCGGAAATCTCCTGGTGACCTTTGAGGTCGCGGGGGCTGCCGAGCCTGAGGCCAAGCCCGGACCCGAGGAGGAGGGCTCCGAGAAGCGCGAGGCGGTTCTGGTTGGCTATGGCTCCAAGTCGGGCGGCTCGAAGCGTCGGCGCAAGAAAGCTGGCGCCCCCGCTCAAAGTGCCACCTCGGCCCCGGCCGCACCTGCGGCCCCGACTCCCGCTGTGGCCCCAACCCCACAGAGGCAAGCTGTGCCTTCGTCGCCTGTGTTGGCGAAACCGCCGGTGCGCAAGCTGGCTAAGGACCTGGGCGTGGACCTGGCGACGGTGGCCGCGACTGGCCCGCATGGCACGATTAGCCGCGCTGACGTCGAGGCGGCCGCGCAGGGTGGTTCGACAACTGACGCCGGTGTCGGCTTCGGCTCTGCGGTCGCCGCTAGCGGCGGTGTGGAGCGCATCCCGATCAAGGGTGTGCAGAAGCTGATGGCTGACAACATGGTCGCCAGCGCGTTCTCGGCTCCGCACGTGACGGTCTTCCAGACGGTCGATGTGACGCCGATGATGGACATGGTCAAGCAGTTGAAGGCGTCGAAGGAATTCGCTGACGTCAAGGTGTCTCCGCTGCTGTTGGTGGCCAAGGCGATGATTGTGGCGGCTAAGCGCAACCCGATGATCAACGCCAGCTGGGATGAGGCGAACAACGAGATCGTCCTCAAGCAGGATGTGAACTTGGGTATTGCCGCAGCCACTCCGCGCGGGTTGTTGGTTCCCAACATCAAGCAGGCGCAGACGTTGACTCTCAAGGAGTTGGCCGTGGCGTTGCAGGATCTGGTGGTCACGGCGCGCGATGGCAAGACGACCCCGGCTGATATGCAGGGTGGCTCGATGACGATCACCAACGTTGGTGTGTTCGGCATGGATTCGGGTACCCCGATTTTGCCGCCGGGCGAGTCGGCGATTTTGGCTTTCGGCGCGGTGCGGGATCAGCCGTGGGTGCATGAGGGCGAGATCGCGATTCGTAAGGTGACGCAGCTGGGTCTGTCGTTCGATCACCGTCTGATTGACGGGGAGCGGGGCTCGAAGTTCCTGGCTGATGTGGGTGCGTTCCTAGCCGACCCGGGGGCGACTCTGTTGGCGTGGACGTAG